One genomic segment of Amycolatopsis granulosa includes these proteins:
- a CDS encoding acetyl-CoA C-acetyltransferase — translation MSEAYIVDAVRTPVGRRGGALAGKHSADLGGHAIRALVDRTGIDPGAVDDVIFGCCDTIGPQAGDVARTAWLVAGLPDHVPGVTVDRQCGSGQQAVHFAAQGVLSGTADLIVAGGVQNMSAIPISAAMLVGQQYGFSTPFAESPGWLKRYGDQEVSQFRAAEMIAEHWDISREDMEVYALESHRRAIAAIDGGRFTGEIAPVDGFDTDEGPRRDTSLAKMAALPPVAGGKRITAAVASQISDAAAALLIASPRAVEQHGLTPRARIHHLSVRGADPVWMLTGPIPATRHALARTGLSVDDIDLFEVNEAFASVVLAWAKETGADLERTNVNGGGIALGHPIGATGARLMTTMIAELERRGGRYGLQVMCEGGGQANVTIVERL, via the coding sequence GTGTCCGAGGCCTACATCGTCGACGCCGTCCGCACGCCCGTCGGGCGGCGCGGTGGCGCGCTGGCCGGGAAGCACTCCGCCGACCTGGGCGGGCACGCGATCCGCGCGCTCGTCGACCGCACCGGGATCGACCCGGGAGCGGTCGACGACGTCATCTTCGGCTGCTGCGACACGATCGGCCCGCAGGCCGGGGACGTGGCGCGGACCGCGTGGCTGGTGGCCGGGCTGCCCGACCACGTGCCGGGCGTGACCGTCGACCGGCAGTGCGGGTCCGGTCAGCAGGCCGTGCACTTCGCCGCGCAGGGGGTGCTGTCCGGCACCGCCGACCTGATCGTGGCGGGTGGTGTGCAGAACATGTCCGCGATCCCCATCTCGGCGGCGATGCTCGTCGGGCAGCAGTACGGGTTCAGCACGCCGTTCGCCGAATCGCCGGGCTGGCTGAAGCGCTACGGCGACCAGGAGGTCTCCCAGTTCCGCGCCGCCGAGATGATCGCCGAGCACTGGGACATCTCCCGCGAGGACATGGAGGTCTACGCGCTGGAGAGCCACCGGCGGGCGATCGCGGCGATCGACGGCGGCCGGTTCACCGGCGAGATCGCCCCGGTCGACGGGTTCGACACCGACGAGGGGCCACGGCGTGACACCAGCCTGGCGAAGATGGCCGCGCTGCCGCCGGTCGCCGGCGGCAAGCGCATCACCGCGGCGGTGGCCTCGCAGATCAGCGACGCGGCCGCCGCACTGCTCATCGCGTCGCCGCGGGCCGTCGAGCAGCACGGTCTCACGCCGCGCGCCCGCATCCACCACCTCTCGGTGCGGGGCGCGGACCCGGTGTGGATGCTGACCGGCCCCATCCCGGCGACCCGGCACGCGCTGGCGCGCACCGGCCTGTCGGTCGACGACATCGACCTGTTCGAGGTCAACGAGGCGTTCGCGTCGGTGGTGCTGGCGTGGGCCAAGGAGACCGGTGCCGACTTGGAGCGGACCAACGTCAACGGCGGCGGGATCGCGCTCGGCCACCCGATCGGCGCCACCGGCGCGCGGCTGATGACCACGATGATCGCCGAACTGGAACGCCGTGGTGGCCGGTATGGCCTGCAGGTGATGTGCGAGGGCGGCGGTCAGGCCAACGTCACCATCGTCGAACGCCTCTGA
- a CDS encoding SDR family oxidoreductase yields the protein MTTTEKEQRAPDYPPAHRLLEGRTVVITAAAGAGIGAAAARRCLEEGAAAVVVSDTHERRLAEAHQALAGEFGGDRVASIRCDVTDEEQVEALFDVAERFGGADVVINNAGLGGTASVLEMTDQQWHQVLDVTLTGTFRCVRAAGRRMVAAGRGGAIVNNASIAGWRAQEGQAHYAAAKAGVMALTRCAAMDLAPHGIRVNAVSPSLAMHPFLAKVTSEELLAELTSREAFGRAAEPWEIANLMVFLASDYASYLTGEVLSASSQHP from the coding sequence GTGACGACTACGGAGAAGGAACAGCGCGCGCCGGACTACCCGCCCGCGCACCGTCTGCTCGAGGGCCGCACGGTCGTGATCACCGCGGCCGCGGGGGCGGGCATCGGCGCGGCCGCGGCTCGCCGTTGCCTGGAGGAGGGGGCGGCGGCCGTGGTCGTCAGTGACACGCACGAACGCCGCCTCGCCGAGGCGCATCAGGCGCTGGCCGGGGAGTTCGGCGGTGACCGGGTGGCCTCGATCCGGTGCGACGTGACCGACGAGGAGCAGGTCGAGGCGCTCTTCGACGTGGCGGAGCGGTTCGGCGGCGCGGACGTCGTCATCAACAACGCCGGCCTCGGCGGCACCGCCTCCGTCCTGGAGATGACCGACCAGCAGTGGCACCAGGTCCTCGACGTGACCCTCACCGGCACGTTCCGCTGCGTGCGGGCCGCGGGCCGGCGCATGGTGGCCGCGGGCCGCGGGGGCGCCATCGTCAACAACGCTTCCATCGCGGGCTGGCGCGCACAGGAGGGGCAGGCGCACTACGCCGCGGCCAAGGCCGGTGTGATGGCGCTGACCCGCTGCGCCGCGATGGACCTGGCGCCGCACGGCATCCGCGTCAACGCGGTCTCACCCAGCCTCGCGATGCATCCGTTCCTCGCCAAGGTCACCAGCGAGGAACTGCTCGCCGAGCTCACGAGCCGTGAGGCGTTCGGCCGCGCGGCCGAACCGTGGGAGATCGCGAACCTGATGGTCTTCCTCGCCAGCGACTACGCCTCCTACCTGACCGGCGAGGTCCTCTCCGCCAGCAGTCAGCACCCGTGA
- a CDS encoding enoyl-CoA hydratase, with the protein MPSTPDEPVVTYERRDAVALVTLNRPEYRNAQNSKMTYALDAAFTRAVDDDEVKVIVLAGSGRHFCAGHDIGTPDRDADESFERKAVIWWDHTGRAGVDRRFARESEVYLGMCRRWREIPKPMIAMVQGACIAGGLMLAWSCDFIVASDDAFFADPVVRMGIPGVEYFAHPWVLNPRAAKEFLYTGDRMPARRAYELGMVNHVVERAELESHTLALAARISAMPAFGLALTKRAVNQAEDLQGMRAGMDSVFGLHHAAHAHNAEVGGDSLAGMDARAMRSGARPGGGAA; encoded by the coding sequence ATGCCGAGCACACCGGATGAGCCGGTGGTCACCTACGAGCGCCGGGATGCGGTCGCCCTCGTGACCCTCAACCGCCCGGAGTACCGCAACGCGCAGAACTCGAAGATGACCTACGCGCTCGACGCGGCGTTCACCCGAGCGGTCGACGACGACGAGGTCAAGGTGATCGTGCTGGCCGGCAGCGGACGGCACTTCTGCGCCGGGCACGACATCGGTACCCCGGACCGGGACGCCGACGAAAGCTTCGAGCGCAAGGCCGTGATCTGGTGGGACCACACCGGCCGGGCGGGCGTGGACCGGCGGTTCGCCCGCGAGTCCGAGGTCTACCTCGGCATGTGCCGCCGGTGGCGGGAGATCCCGAAGCCGATGATCGCCATGGTGCAGGGCGCGTGCATCGCCGGCGGGCTCATGCTCGCGTGGTCGTGCGATTTCATCGTGGCCTCCGACGACGCGTTCTTCGCCGACCCCGTGGTGCGGATGGGCATCCCGGGCGTGGAGTACTTCGCGCACCCGTGGGTGCTGAACCCCCGCGCGGCCAAGGAATTCCTCTACACCGGCGACCGGATGCCGGCCCGCCGGGCGTACGAGCTGGGCATGGTCAACCACGTCGTGGAACGCGCCGAGCTGGAATCGCACACCCTGGCCCTGGCGGCGCGCATCAGCGCGATGCCCGCCTTCGGGCTCGCGCTGACCAAGCGAGCGGTCAACCAGGCCGAGGACCTGCAGGGCATGCGCGCCGGCATGGACTCGGTGTTCGGGTTGCACCACGCCGCCCACGCGCACAACGCGGAGGTCGGCGGCGACTCGCTGGCCGGCATGGACGCCCGCGCGATGCGCTCGGGTGCCCGGCCCGGAGGCGGGGCGGCGTGA
- a CDS encoding acyl-CoA dehydrogenase family protein yields the protein MNLDFTEGELAFRDEAREWLREHVPAGPMPPLDTAEGFAARREWEATLAAARWSVVAWPEKYHGRDASMVEWVLFEEEYYRSGAPVRAAQNGISLLAPIIFEHGTPEQQDRYLPAMADGTEIWAQAWSEPEAGSDLASIRSTATRDEARGGWLLNGQKTWSSRAAFADRAFGLFRSDPTAERHRGLTYFLFPLDAEGLSIRPIAQLDGHPGFAELFFDDVFVPDADVLGAPGDGWRVAMSTAGNERGLSLRSPGRFCAAADRLLALWRERGAGHPHLRDRVVDAWLAAQAYRLYTWGTVTRLAAGGDVGAHGSVNKLFWSQLDVGLHEVALDLLGPESELRDEPWLDGYLFSLSGPIYAGTNEIQRNIVAERLLGLPKGGRGR from the coding sequence GTGAACCTCGACTTCACCGAAGGCGAACTGGCGTTTCGCGACGAGGCACGGGAATGGCTCCGCGAGCACGTCCCGGCCGGGCCGATGCCACCGCTGGACACCGCCGAGGGGTTCGCCGCCCGCCGCGAGTGGGAGGCCACCCTCGCCGCGGCACGCTGGTCGGTCGTGGCCTGGCCGGAGAAGTACCACGGCCGGGACGCCTCGATGGTCGAGTGGGTGCTGTTCGAGGAGGAGTACTACCGCAGTGGCGCGCCCGTGCGGGCCGCCCAGAACGGCATCTCGCTGCTCGCGCCCATCATCTTCGAACACGGCACACCCGAGCAGCAGGACCGGTACCTGCCCGCGATGGCGGACGGCACCGAGATCTGGGCGCAGGCGTGGTCGGAGCCGGAGGCGGGCAGCGACCTCGCGTCGATCCGCAGCACCGCCACCCGGGACGAGGCCCGCGGCGGCTGGCTGCTCAACGGGCAGAAGACGTGGAGCTCGCGCGCCGCGTTCGCCGACCGGGCGTTCGGGCTGTTCCGGTCCGATCCCACGGCCGAACGGCACCGCGGCCTGACGTACTTCCTGTTCCCGCTCGACGCCGAGGGCCTGAGCATCCGGCCCATTGCCCAGCTCGACGGGCACCCCGGGTTCGCTGAGCTGTTCTTCGACGACGTGTTCGTGCCCGACGCGGACGTGCTCGGCGCGCCCGGAGACGGCTGGCGGGTCGCGATGAGCACCGCGGGCAACGAACGCGGTCTGTCGCTGCGCTCGCCCGGCCGGTTCTGCGCCGCCGCCGACCGGTTGCTGGCGCTGTGGCGGGAGCGGGGTGCCGGGCACCCGCACCTGCGCGACCGCGTGGTCGATGCCTGGCTCGCGGCGCAGGCCTACCGGCTGTACACGTGGGGCACCGTGACCCGGCTGGCGGCCGGAGGGGACGTCGGCGCGCACGGCAGCGTCAACAAGCTGTTCTGGTCGCAGCTCGACGTGGGGTTGCACGAGGTGGCGCTCGACCTGCTCGGCCCCGAGTCGGAGTTGCGGGACGAGCCGTGGCTGGACGGGTACCTGTTCTCGCTGTCCGGCCCGATCTACGCGGGCACCAACGAGATCCAGCGCAACATCGTGGCCGAGCGCCTGCTCGGCCTGCCGAAGGGAGGCCGGGGCCGGTGA
- a CDS encoding acyl-CoA dehydrogenase family protein — protein MKFALNDEQRDFAKSLDDLLGAADVPAAARAWGEGDHAAGRKLWTRLADLGVHGLCVPEDAGGLGATPVDVVVAFEQLGRHLVPGPHVESIVVAPVVLAAVDPGALERLASGELVVTLAAPPHTPYALDADIADLVLLLDGGTLCTATAGALHRSVDTARRLFPVTAAEHLATLPEDTVAAAFDAAALACSAQLLGAGERLLAEAVEYAKTRRQFGRAIGEFQALKHALADVRVGLDFARPLLYGAALSLGSADSARDTSAAKVAAADAAYRAARTALQVHGAIGYTLEHDLGLWITKVRALVSAWGTPSVHRTRVLAALGTA, from the coding sequence GTGAAGTTCGCCCTGAACGACGAGCAGCGCGACTTCGCGAAGTCGCTGGACGACCTCCTCGGCGCGGCCGACGTGCCCGCGGCGGCCCGCGCGTGGGGCGAGGGCGACCACGCGGCCGGCCGGAAGCTGTGGACGCGGCTCGCGGACCTGGGGGTGCACGGGCTGTGCGTGCCGGAGGACGCGGGCGGGCTCGGCGCGACCCCGGTGGACGTGGTGGTGGCGTTCGAGCAGCTGGGCCGCCACCTCGTGCCCGGCCCGCACGTCGAGTCGATCGTCGTGGCCCCCGTGGTGCTGGCCGCGGTCGACCCGGGCGCGCTCGAGCGGCTGGCTTCGGGCGAGCTGGTCGTGACGCTCGCCGCGCCGCCGCACACGCCCTACGCCCTGGACGCCGACATCGCCGATCTCGTGCTCCTCCTCGACGGGGGCACGCTGTGCACCGCGACCGCCGGGGCACTGCACCGCTCGGTCGACACGGCACGCCGCCTGTTCCCCGTCACCGCCGCCGAGCACCTGGCGACCCTGCCGGAGGACACCGTGGCCGCCGCGTTCGACGCGGCGGCGCTCGCGTGCTCCGCGCAACTGCTGGGCGCGGGGGAACGCCTGCTGGCCGAGGCGGTGGAGTACGCGAAGACGCGCCGGCAGTTCGGCCGGGCGATCGGCGAGTTCCAGGCACTCAAGCACGCACTGGCCGACGTCCGCGTCGGCCTCGACTTCGCGCGGCCGCTGCTGTACGGCGCCGCGCTGTCGCTGGGCTCGGCCGATTCCGCGCGGGACACCTCGGCGGCGAAGGTCGCCGCGGCGGATGCCGCCTACCGCGCGGCGCGCACCGCCCTCCAGGTCCACGGCGCGATCGGCTACACACTCGAACACGACCTCGGCCTGTGGATCACGAAGGTCCGCGCGCTCGTCTCCGCGTGGGGTACGCCGTCCGTGCACCGGACGCGGGTGCTGGCGGCGCTGGGCACGGCCTGA
- a CDS encoding TetR family transcriptional regulator, with amino-acid sequence MRGPTVAGQERRTEILRRAAPLFAQKGISGCTVRDIAEVAGILSGSLYHYFDSKDTMVSEIVSAYLRSLLERYEVTMASAVDGRARLHALILDSLEASRDHPHASEIYQGNRGYFAAHEQCSPTRELATRIFETWQQAITLGVEEGAFRRDVNPRVFHRFLRDAVFLAPRWFHPSEAYGIEQLAADTARVFLDGFTAP; translated from the coding sequence GTGAGGGGCCCGACGGTGGCCGGGCAGGAGCGCCGGACCGAGATCCTCCGGCGGGCGGCGCCGCTGTTCGCGCAGAAGGGGATCAGCGGCTGCACCGTGCGCGACATCGCGGAGGTCGCCGGGATCCTGTCGGGGAGCCTGTACCACTACTTCGATTCCAAGGACACGATGGTGTCCGAGATCGTGTCCGCGTACCTGCGGTCGCTCCTCGAGCGGTACGAGGTCACGATGGCTTCCGCCGTGGACGGCCGGGCGCGGTTGCACGCGCTGATCCTGGACTCGCTCGAGGCGTCGCGGGACCATCCCCACGCGAGCGAGATCTACCAGGGCAACCGCGGATATTTCGCCGCGCACGAGCAGTGCTCACCGACCCGGGAACTCGCGACGCGGATCTTCGAGACGTGGCAGCAGGCCATCACGCTCGGGGTCGAGGAGGGCGCGTTCCGGCGGGACGTGAACCCGCGCGTCTTCCACCGGTTCCTCCGCGACGCCGTGTTCCTCGCGCCCCGCTGGTTCCACCCGTCGGAGGCGTACGGGATCGAACAGCTCGCCGCCGACACCGCGCGCGTGTTCCTGGACGGGTTCACCGCGCCCTGA
- a CDS encoding MaoC/PaaZ C-terminal domain-containing protein, translating into MTQPVLTVPEPLVRGPLTRTDIVRYQGASGDMNPIHHDEGFARAAGFTEPFAVGMFPAGLLATWATDWLGAENVRRYRVRFREQVWAGDTLTCSGSVARTYEVDGVWHVDLDLVCTRQTGGVAVQAWATFVLPR; encoded by the coding sequence GTGACCCAGCCCGTCCTCACGGTGCCGGAACCGCTGGTCCGCGGACCGCTGACCCGCACCGACATCGTGCGTTACCAGGGCGCTTCCGGTGACATGAACCCGATCCACCACGACGAGGGCTTCGCCCGCGCGGCCGGGTTCACCGAGCCGTTCGCGGTCGGCATGTTCCCGGCCGGGCTGCTCGCCACCTGGGCGACCGACTGGCTCGGCGCGGAGAACGTGCGCCGCTACCGGGTCCGCTTCCGGGAACAGGTGTGGGCCGGGGACACGCTCACCTGCTCGGGCAGCGTGGCCCGCACCTACGAGGTGGACGGCGTGTGGCACGTCGACCTGGACCTGGTGTGCACCCGGCAGACCGGGGGCGTCGCGGTCCAGGCGTGGGCGACGTTCGTCCTGCCGCGGTGA
- a CDS encoding FAS1-like dehydratase domain-containing protein: MANPAAVGHEGEPFRLDVERGKIREFARATGSSNPAYLDAERPPVPPTFLTTQFFWQDGGADAWQRVELNQQRGMHAEQEYVFHGQPPVAGTSLRCRSKITEMYEKRGRRGGVMTFVVMVTEFRDETGRLVAEAKMTGVETGRTPGETS; this comes from the coding sequence ATGGCCAATCCAGCAGCCGTGGGACACGAGGGCGAGCCCTTCCGGCTCGACGTCGAACGCGGCAAGATCCGCGAGTTCGCTCGCGCCACCGGGAGCTCGAACCCGGCCTACCTCGACGCCGAGCGGCCACCGGTCCCGCCGACGTTCCTCACCACGCAGTTCTTCTGGCAGGACGGCGGGGCCGATGCGTGGCAGCGGGTCGAGCTCAACCAGCAGCGCGGCATGCACGCCGAGCAGGAGTACGTGTTCCACGGGCAGCCGCCCGTGGCCGGCACGTCGTTGCGGTGCCGGTCGAAGATCACCGAAATGTACGAGAAGCGGGGCAGGCGCGGCGGCGTGATGACGTTCGTCGTCATGGTCACCGAGTTCCGCGACGAGACCGGGCGGCTCGTCGCGGAGGCGAAGATGACCGGCGTCGAGACCGGCCGCACCCCGGGGGAGACGTCGTGA
- a CDS encoding NAD(P)H-dependent flavin oxidoreductase encodes MRTRATELFGVEHPIVQTGMGYVSDAGLTAATAAAGGLGILSAGLLSYAELSAAIDAVRERTDRPFGVNVRADQPDVVQRIDLMARKGVKVASFALAPKPELIARCKDAGLVVVPSIGARRHAEKVAAWGADAVIVQGGEGGGHTGGVPTSLLLPQVCDAVDIVVIGAGGFFDGRGLVSALAYGADGIAMGTRFLLTKDSPVAQAVKEVYLGKTVDDTVLTTQIDGVPQRVLRGRTIEALERTSGPGRLLRAARNAVAFRKMSGTPYLDMVREGLAMRKAHGLSWSQVVMAANAPMLYRTALLEGRHDVGVMATGQVVGLIDDLPSTAELIDRIMTQAGEVLRNLPGTHPGEA; translated from the coding sequence CTGCGCACCCGCGCGACCGAGCTGTTCGGCGTCGAGCACCCGATCGTGCAGACCGGCATGGGGTACGTCTCCGACGCGGGCCTGACGGCCGCCACCGCGGCCGCGGGCGGGCTCGGCATCCTGTCGGCCGGGCTGCTGTCCTACGCGGAGCTCTCCGCCGCGATCGACGCCGTGCGGGAACGCACCGATCGGCCCTTCGGGGTCAACGTCCGGGCCGACCAGCCGGACGTCGTGCAGCGCATCGACCTGATGGCACGCAAGGGCGTCAAGGTCGCCTCGTTCGCACTCGCGCCGAAACCGGAGCTGATCGCCCGGTGCAAGGACGCCGGGCTGGTCGTGGTCCCGTCGATCGGGGCGCGGCGGCACGCCGAAAAGGTTGCCGCGTGGGGCGCCGACGCGGTGATCGTGCAGGGCGGCGAGGGCGGCGGGCACACCGGTGGGGTGCCGACGAGCCTGCTGCTGCCGCAGGTGTGCGACGCGGTGGACATCGTGGTGATCGGGGCGGGCGGCTTCTTCGACGGCCGCGGACTGGTGTCGGCGCTGGCCTACGGCGCGGACGGCATCGCCATGGGCACGCGCTTCCTGCTGACGAAGGACTCGCCGGTCGCGCAGGCGGTCAAGGAGGTCTACCTCGGCAAGACCGTCGACGACACGGTGCTCACCACCCAGATCGACGGCGTGCCGCAACGGGTTCTGCGCGGGCGGACCATCGAGGCGCTCGAACGCACCAGCGGGCCCGGCCGGCTGCTGCGCGCGGCCCGCAACGCCGTCGCGTTCCGGAAGATGTCCGGCACGCCCTACCTCGACATGGTCCGCGAGGGCCTGGCGATGCGGAAGGCGCACGGACTGTCCTGGAGCCAGGTGGTGATGGCGGCCAACGCGCCGATGCTCTACCGGACCGCGCTGCTGGAGGGCAGGCACGACGTCGGCGTGATGGCCACCGGCCAGGTTGTCGGCCTGATCGACGATCTGCCCAGCACCGCCGAACTGATCGACCGGATCATGACGCAGGCCGGCGAGGTGCTGCGGAACCTGCCGGGCACGCACCCCGGCGAGGCGTGA
- a CDS encoding CoA-transferase subunit beta: MTDATRAEVCVIACAEAFRGDGEILASAFGTIPAIGVRLARATFAPDLLLTDGEAQLMRGTWAVDAPADGVVEGWSPFRRIFDLVWHGKRHAMMIPVQIDRYGNTNISALGDHARPKVQLIGVRGAPGNTVTHPVSYWVPKHAPRAFVPRVDLVSGVGHDSAAAAGTGARRYHDLRRVVTNLAVFDFAPEGGAMRLRSVHPGVTVDEVRAATGFPLVIEGEVPETRLPTEEELRLIRDVLDPRGRRDEEVPA, translated from the coding sequence ATGACGGACGCGACGAGAGCCGAGGTGTGCGTCATCGCGTGCGCGGAGGCGTTCCGGGGCGACGGGGAGATCCTGGCGAGCGCCTTCGGCACGATCCCGGCGATCGGGGTGCGGCTCGCGCGCGCCACCTTCGCGCCGGACCTGCTGCTCACCGACGGCGAAGCGCAGCTCATGCGCGGCACGTGGGCGGTCGACGCCCCGGCCGATGGCGTCGTCGAGGGCTGGTCGCCGTTCCGGCGGATCTTCGACCTGGTGTGGCACGGGAAACGGCACGCGATGATGATCCCCGTCCAGATCGACCGGTACGGCAACACGAACATCTCCGCCCTCGGCGACCACGCGCGGCCGAAGGTGCAGCTCATCGGGGTGCGCGGCGCTCCGGGCAACACCGTCACGCACCCGGTGAGCTACTGGGTCCCCAAGCACGCCCCGCGCGCGTTCGTGCCCCGGGTCGACCTCGTGTCGGGCGTCGGGCACGACTCGGCCGCGGCCGCCGGGACCGGCGCGCGCCGGTACCACGACCTGCGGCGGGTGGTGACGAACCTCGCGGTGTTCGACTTCGCGCCCGAGGGCGGGGCGATGCGGCTGCGGTCGGTCCACCCCGGCGTCACGGTGGACGAGGTGCGCGCCGCGACCGGGTTCCCGCTCGTGATCGAGGGCGAGGTGCCCGAGACGCGGTTGCCCACCGAGGAGGAACTGCGGCTGATCCGTGACGTGCTCGACCCCCGCGGCCGGCGCGACGAGGAGGTGCCGGCGTGA